The DNA segment AAATGATCTTAATCTACTTAATTCTTAATTCTTAATTCTTAATTCTAAAAAAATGTCATTTCAAATCAACATTCTGAAAGCCACCAAGGAAAATAAATTTTTCCGTCAGGTGCTTTTTACTGGCAAAAAAAGCCAGCTTGTGGTTATGAGCATTAAAAAAGGCGGTGATACTGGCGAAGAAACACATCCTAATGTGGAACAAATTTTATTTTTTTCCAAAGGCGAAGGCAAGGCAGTTTTAGATGGCGTGGAATCGCCAATTACCAAAGGTGACGTGGTCGTTGTTACTCCAGGCACCAAACACAATTTTATTAATACTGGCAAAGGGAGTTTAAAAGTCTACACAATTTACTGCCCGCCAAACCACATTGACGGCCGCATCCACAAAACCAAAAAAGCAGCTGATAAAGATAAGGAGGATGAAGAGTTTGGTCATCAGGTGCAATAAAATTTTTCATATGTACAGGAAGGCGCGGACTAGATTTCGCGCCTTTTTGAATTGACAAGAACATAATAATTTGCTAAAAATAATTAAAGCGTACACTGACTAAATTCTCAATGAGGAGGTTAAAATGAGAAAAACGAAACGAATGAGAATAGTTGAATTTTGGGAAGAGGTCCAAAAAGGGTGCTTTATTTTGAAAAGATCAACAAAACCAGGGGCACAAGGTGCAATTCGCATTTCAAATAAATCAGGAACAATTGCTTTTGAGAATTATGCCACTTTTTTGTCGGCTATTCATAATTTAACAGCCTTTCCAGCCTCAATAATAATGGATAGCGATACTAATAATTGGTGGAGCATGGGCAGCTCAAATGAAATTAATTTAGAAGCAGAGTCGCTAAAAAGAACTGATAATCACAAGAATATCTATTTGGTGAACACTGCCTTTAAAATTCCAAAAAATTACAACGGGCCGCATTATCAAAAAAGAGTGATTTGCTTTGATAAAAAAAGCTTAAAAATCCTCTGGGTCAAAATGGGATATGAGGATGGAACGTCAGATCTCGGCAAATTCACTTACACCAAAAAAGGCTTTAAAATCCGTTGGCAATGCGAATATGGCTCCAACAAACACAACGTATCTTTTTTCTAAAACAAGCAATCAGCCCTGGACAACGGTCCAGGGTTTTTTAATCAATCTAGATGCATTTATGCCATTCCTCTTATTCAAATCTTAAATTTTTATTTACGCACGACGGGTTGACAAAAATCATTTTTTGCGCTAAACTAAAGCACACAAATCACAAAAGATGGTGATAAGAATGGGAGAAATATGTCCTTTTAAAGTCCATTATTATAATTTCGCCAACATCAGAAGAGCTCGAATGGTGACTGCTGATAAGCATGCCGGCCAATTTCGCAAAGAACGCTTAAGTGCTAATCCACTGCCTGTACTCATCCATACTCAAGGGACAGTGGAACTCTTATGGCCGTGGGGCTGCCTGAATACTTAATCATTGCCGGACATTTGCATGATACGCTGGAAGATACTGATTTAACCGGGAAAGAAATTCTTAAATTATTCGGCCCAAATGTCTTAAGATTAGTGAAGGCCATGACCGAACCTAAGTACAAATCCTGGCTCAGGCGCAAAAAATACAAAATTAGAGTTTTGCGCAATGGCGATATGGATTTAAAATTGTTGGGTGCCGCTGATCATTGCGATAATTTGCTGAGCATTCTGGAAGCATTATATCGTGAGGGATTATCAACGCCTGAAGAATTTGCCAAGGGTAAAGTTTGGGCAAACTTCAAGCAGGATTACAAAATGCAAAAATGGTACCATCAAGAATCCTGCAAAGCAATTTTTGCCAATGTGCCCTACGACATGCTGCATCCTTTGTTCGGCAAATACATGCGCATTGTGGAAAAACTTTTTGGCGAACAAGTAATCATTGACCCAAAAATCCGCCGCAAAGTGCGCCGCCGTAATAAACCGAAAAAAAACGCTTAATACCCGCTGACTTAAAGTTGGCGGGTTTTTCTATTGCGCGCCCGCGCCCTTCAATTCTCTACGCTCACTCAGGATAAGCTCTCAAGCGGGCGCGCGCTTAGATTGGCGTTTACAAATATCACACATCTTGACTTTTATGCTAAAAAATGTAAGATTTAAACATTACTTAGAACAGGAGGTTAATAATGCTAAAGATTATATTCGCCCTAGTAATTATTAATCTAAGCGGCGAAATAATAACTTTTCTTTTAATCAAGCAGTTTTTTTCTGGAAAAATTGCAGAATGGCGATGTGCCTTGCAAGCAGGCTCTCAAACCCGGGCTACTGAAGATTATCCTCTCTACAAAGAAAAAGATATTGAGGATTATATGCGCCGCCGCGGCAGATGGACGATCTTGCTTTGTACCTTATTATGGCCAGCATTTTTAAGGCCTCAAATCACCAGATGGTTTAATGCAAAAAAATAAAAAAGCGGATCTGCAATAAAGATGATCCGCTTTTACTTTTTAAAAATTTAACCTCTGGCGCTGCCGATCCTGGTTCGGCAATGTTAAAAAAAGCTAACTCAATAATTCTCTACCCCCTGGCATTGCCGACCATTTCTTCAGCATCTGCTAATTTAATTGAAAGTAATTTAGAAATACCATCATCGCCCATTGTTACTCCATATAAAACATGGGCATAGTGCATTGTCACGCGATTATGGGTAATTACAATAAATTGGGTCTTATTCGCCAGTTCAGTTAAAATATGGTCAAATCTTTCAGCATTGGCTTCATCTAAAGCCGCATCAACTTCATCAAGCACGATAAACGGTGAGGGATTATTGGAAATAATCGCGCAGATTAAAGCAATTGAAGTTAAGGCTCTTTCACCGCCAGAAAGCATATTGATAGCCTTAATTTTTTTGCCTGGCGGCGTGGCTTTGATTTCAATCCCAGAATAACTTTCTCTTTCTCTTTCCTTAATTCTTTTTTCAAACTTATCAGCTTGAATTAAAACCCCGCCTTCTTCCTCTGTCGCTTCTTTTCCTTCTTGACCTTCGGCTTCAATTTTTTCTTCTTTTTTTATTTCTTCTGCGCTTATTTTTAATAATTCTGCCTGGCCGCCATTAAATAAGATCTTAAAATATTTTTGAAATTCTTTATTAATCTCTTTAAAGGCTTTATCAAACTGCTCTTTGATCGTCTCATCCAGATCTTCAATAATTTTTTCCAAAGAGGTAATGGCCTGCTCCAGATCATCTGACTGGGTTTTGAGAAAATCAAAGCGCTCCTTTATTTCTGTGTATTCTTTCATTGTCTCTTCGTCAATTCCGCCGATTATTTCCATCTGGCGCTTCAATTGCTGAATTTTTTGATAAGCCAAATCCTCGCTTTCGGCTAATTGGGCGCTATGTCTGGCAATAATTTCCAAATCCAATTCTTCCAGCCTAATTTCACTTTCCAAATCTTCTTTTTTGGTTGAATATTTGGCTAATTCAATATTAAGCTGGTTGATTTGCTGGCTATATTGATTTATCTGGCCTTGTTTTTCCTGAAATTCTTTCTGCAATGAGATCAGATTTTCCTTTTTATTCTGTTCTTCCAGATTAAACTGATTGACTTTCTCTCCTTGTTCTTTAATTTTTGTCTCTAAATCAGCGATCTTACTGGATAATTCATCTAATTCTTTTTCAATTCTTAGATTAATCTCTTTTTTATTTTCTGGCTTAATCTGGCTTAATGATATTTCCTTGCTGATGCTTTCCTGTTCGGCCTTTGCCCTGGCAATCTCCTGGTTCAAACCAGTGATTTTTTCTTGTTTTGAATTTTGGTTTAGACTTGCTTCAGTCAGTTCCAGACTTAAATTATTTTTTTGGTTAGTCAGATTTTCCAGCTGGCTCTGCAGGTTTTGTAAATTCTCAGTGCCTTGTTTTTTAGCGCTTTTTAATTTTTCCAGATAAACCGCCAGTTTTTGGGAAATCTCACGCGCGCTATTTTTAATCCCCTGGAGATCTTCCATCTTTTCAACTTTGGCTAATTGGCTGACTAAATCTTGCTGTTCTTTAAAAATTAATTCCAATTCTTGTTCTGCTTCAAAAGGCAATTGTACTGTCTTCTGGATTTTATTTAGTTCGGTTCTGACACTCTCCAGCCTCAAATCAAGCGATTGCAAGTTAATTTCTTTGCCCTTAAGATTGGCCTGTTCCTTATTATATAAATCCTCAGTTTCTGCTATTTGCTGTTTAAAATTTTCAATTTTCATCTGCAGTTCCTCGCTTCTTTTGCTCAGCCAGATTATATTAGTCTGACCCTGTTTTTCCAGCTCTAAATTTAGTTTGGCCTTCAAAACGGTTTGTTCGGTAAGCAAGCTATTTTTTTGGCCGACCAAATTATTATATTCATTTTGAATTTTTTCATAAATAACCTGGCGCGAACTTTCAGTAGAGAATTCATTGATTTTAGACTGGATCCGGCTGATATCTTTATCAAGATTAAGATAAAATTTTTCTAAATTGCCCTTTTCCTTCTGAATTTCCACTTCCTTTTTATTTAAGTCCTGCCACAGCTGGCTAAAATAATTTAATTCCAAATCTTTCAGCTCTTTTTCAATTTCTTCGCGCTTTTCCAAGCGTTTCACCTGGCGGCTTAAAGATTTTAAGCGCGGTTCCAGTTCATTCAAGGTTAATTGGGTTTGGGCCAGATTTTCGCGAGTCGCTTTAAATTTATTTAAAGCCTGCTCGCGTTTAATTTGAAACTGCTTAACGCCAACTGCCTCGTCAAAAAGTTCTTTTCTTTCGGCCAAAGAAGCTGACAAAACAGAATCAGCCATGCCCTGGCCAATAATGCTATAGGTTCTCTGTCCAAAATTTGCTTTAGCCAAGAGCAATTGGATGTCAGTTAAGCGCGCTTTATTATTATTAATAAAATATTCGCCTTCGCCAGACTGATAAACACGGCGAGTGATAATTAATTCCGTATAATCAATATCAGCCTGCTTGTCATGGTTATTCAAATACAAAGAGGCTTCGGCAAAACCCAAGCGCGCTTTTGTATCAGAACCTGAAAAAATTACATCCTGGCTTTTTTTACCGCGCAGAGTTTTTATGCTCTGTTCGCCCAAAACCCAGCGAATGGCATCAGCCACATTGGATTTGCCAGAGCCATTAGGCCCCACAATGCCTGTAATGCCTTTGGAACTATTAACTTTGGCTGGAAATTCCAAAACAGTCTTTTTTGCAAAAGATTTGAAACCCTGGATTTCTAATTTCTCTAGATACATGCTCTACAGATTACGAATTAATACAGATATACAAATCCCCCTTTTACCCCTCTTACCCTTCTTACCCATTTTACTCTTAAAAAAATAAAGCGGACAAAGTCCCTGACCTTATTATAAATTAAATTCTCTTCATTGACAACTTTAAAGAATTTTGCTAAATATTAAGTAGTGAATAAGTTTCTCATTTCCAAAAATCTAAGGAGGTAAAGTAAAATGAACCGTACATTGAAAGTCGTTTTTGCTTGCGCTTTCGGCGCTGGCATCGGTGCAATGATCGCCTTACAAATCGGCGGATACCTGTGGTGGATCGGCACGATTGTCGGCGCCATGGTCGGCTACATTTCCTTTGAGTTCAAAGCAGTGATTTCAGCGCCTGGCCTCGCCTGGAGAAAAACCATAGCCTACAAGATAGACAGGCAAAAAATCAGTAAATATTTAAAGAAAGCCTTTTGGATTGCATTACTTCTAGGTGATGTGGCAGCATACGGATTTGCAGTAGCATTTGCAGTACCGCTTTTAAAAACGTGCGCCCATTTTCCCCTGGTAGCTACTTACCCTCATGCAACATGCCTCATTCTTCCCATTCCATCTATTATATGGAGCGTTATTCTAGGCTCGCATTTAGCCCAAGGTAATGAAGAACTGGGATTGAAATATACATTTATTTTTTTCAATCCTCTCTATATCATTATTTTCAGTCTACCTGCGTTCCTATGGTTTACTGCCCTATGTATGTATGGAATAATTTTTCCTTTTTGCAAAACTCTTTTTCTGCAAATCCATTCCGACGAACGGCTGCTTTGTTTCTTTGACGCCGGAATTGGCGCGGGCATCGGCTACTTTGCAGGACACGCTTTAATCGGCGCCATAGCTGGAGGCATACTCGGAGTGCTAAACTACGAAGTCGTTTCTAAGATCCTGCTCAAGCTCGTGCCTGTGAAATCTTAAAATCAAACCGTCTTCGCTCCCCGAAGAAGCGATTCATGAATCGCTTCTTCGGAGACGAAGATAATATTACCAGCCTGCGATAAATTCAAGAGCTGGTTTTTTTATTCCTACAAATCTACAAATCTTCTACAAATTATACAAAAATTAACTTTCCATTTCCCATCTTACCCTTCTTACCCCTTTTACCCCTCTTACTCTTGTCTACCGACAAGCTCGCCACGCGTCCGCCGAAGCCTTGGCGAAAGCGGATTGACATTTACCAAAATTTATTATAATATGTATTTTATAGGCTAATTAAAATCCTAAATTTATTTAAATATTATGGCAAAAGTAATACTCAAAAATTTTCTCATTTTTCTAATTATTTTTTTAGTAATTGCCGCCCTCTTCAATACGTACAATGCTTCAACAACCAAGCCGGAACAAGTTGGCATTGAAACCGTAATAAACCAGATTAATGCTGAAGAAATTCAGCAAATAAATGTTAACAATACTGATTTACAGATCACTTTAAAAGACGGCAAAAAGGAAGTTTCTCAAAAAGAATCAACGGAATCATTAAGCACTCTTTTGAAAAATTATAATGTTGATCCGGCCAAAATTCAAAAAATTAATATCCAAATTACTGAAGGCCAGGGCTGGGGCTATTGGCTATCGGCAATCTTGCCATTTTTAATCCCTTTTCTTTTGATCGCAGCTTTCATTTACATCATGATGCGCCAGGTCCAGGGCGCAAATACCAAGGCCATGTCCTTTGGCCAAAGCCAGGCTCGTGAAGTTAACCAAAAAGGCAAAGAAAAAATTACTTTTAAATCAGTAGCCGGCTGTAAAGAAGCTAAAGAAGAACTGAATGAAATTGTAGACTTTTTAAAAAATCCAAAAAAATTCACCCAGCTGGGCGCAAAAATTCCCAAAGGCGTTCTTTTAATGGGCGCGCCAGGCACTGGGAAAACTTTACTGGCCAAAGCAGTCGCTGGTGAAGCTAATGTGCCATTTTTTTCCATTTCCGGCTCTGAATTTGTGGAAATGTTTGTGGGTGTTGGCGCTTCTCGCGTCCGTGATTTATTTAAACGCGCTAAAAAAGCTTCTCCCTGCATTATATTTATTGATGAAATAGATGCTGTCGGCCGCCAAAGAGGCGCCGGACTCGGTGGCTCACATGATGAACGCGAACAAACCTTAAACCAAATTTTAGTGGAAATGGATGGCATGGAAACTAAAGTTAATGTTATTGTTATGGCCGCAACAAATAGGCCAGATATTTTAGATCCTGCTTTATTAAGGCCAGGCCGTTTTGACCGCCGGGTAATTTTAGACCTGCCGGATATTAATGACCGTGAGGCGATTTTGAAAGTCCATGCTAAAAACAAGCCTTTAGCCAAAGAAGTTCATTTGCGCCAGGTTGCTGAACGCACACCAGGATTTTCAGGCGCTGATTTGGCCAATCTTTTAAATGAAGCTGCCATCTTAGCCGCCCGCCATGATAAAAAAGATATAAATCAAGGAGAAATTCTTGCCAGCGTGGAAAAAGTTTTATTGGGTCCGGAAAGAAAAAGCCATATGTTAACAGCCAAAGAGAAAAAAATTACTGCATACCATGAAGCTGGCCATGCTTTAGTTGCGCACCAACTGCCGAATGTTGATCCGGTTCATAAAGTTTCCATTATTTCCCGCGGCCAGGCAGCCGGTTATACTTTAAAACTGCCTAATGAAGACCGGCATCTTCATCCAAAATCAGAATTTATTGATGAATTAGCCGTTCTTTTGGCAGGCCACACTGCGGAAAAAGAAATCTTTGGCGAAGTGACTACAGGCGCGTCAAGCGATTTACGCACTGCCACTAGTTTAGCCAAAGAATTAATTACAGAATATGGCATGGATGACAGTCTTGGACCTCGCACCTTTGGTGAAAAAGAAGAATTAATCTTTTTAGGCAAAGAAATCCATGAACAGCGGGATTATAGTGAAAAAACAGCAGAATTGATTGATCAGCAAATCTCTAGCCTGATTAATACTGCCCGAAACACTGCTTATGAGATCATTACTAAAAAGAAGAATTTATTGGAAAAAATCGTAGCAGAATTAATGGTCAAAGAAACCTTGGAAAAAGAAGATTTTGAAAAACTGCTTGGCCCGAAAAAATCAGCCAAAGAAAAAATAGCTTAAAATAAGTTAAAAATCCCTGCGCGGTGCGTGGGGATTTTTAATTGAACAAAATTGTTAAGTATTGTATAATTTAGATACGTTTAACTAATAAAAATCTTCAAATAGCCTGCGGTTTAAGTAAACGCTTTTTGGCTTAGGCGAAAAAGCGCAGGGGGTAATAATATGCAAATTTTTTATGGCGATATTTTTAAAAATGCCTGGCGCATAACTTTAAGGCACAAAATTTTATGGTTTTTTGGGCTTTTTGCCTCGTTCCTTTCATTTGAATCTATTTTTGAAATAATTGGCAATCAAATTCAACAGACGCAAAATCTAAACAATTTCTGGCAAACAATTACCAATACCTTTGCCCAGCAAATGCAGGCTCTGAATCAAAACATCTTTTTTCTCGACAAAATTTCTCAGGATCCTTCTGCGTATTTTATTTTTACTTTAGCTTTGCTTTTAATCATATTTTTTCTCTGGTTAGTATTTAGCGCCCAAATTTATATTATTAAATACGCGGTCCTTGTTTATAAAAATAAAAAAGTAAAACCAGCTGCCATTTTTAGACAAAGCCAAGCATATTTTTGGAAGGTTTTCGGCATTAATATCTTATCCAAATTACTTATTTATGCTGGATTTGTTATTTTAAGCCTGCCTTTGCTTTATCTGATTATAAACCAGCAAATTACCAGCCTGATAATTGCTGACATCTTATTTTTGCTGCTTTATATTATTTCGGCCATTATTATCAGCTTTTTGACTGCTTATGCTGTAAATTTTATTATTTTGCGCGATTTGCATATTTTCCAGGCAATTAGCGCTGCCTGGGATTTATTTGCCAGCAACATCATAATTAGTTTTGAAATTGCCGCTGTTTTATTTCTTTTAAAAATTGCCAGTTTTATTATCGCGCTTTGCATCTTTGTACTGGTTCTAATCCCTCTTTTTATAATCTATCTGATTGCCGTTGCAAGCGGCTCTGTAATTGGCTTGGTCATGTCGCTTACTTTAATAATTCTGGCGCTTTTAATCATCTATTTTCTAAGCGCTGCGATTTTCACGGTTTTTTATCTGTCTAGCTGGGCAATTGCCTTTACGCGTTTGAGCGAAGAACCGTTATTGGCAAAATTAACCCATCTGCTTGCTAAACTCCCCGGACTTTTTAGAAAAACAGCCAAAAAATATAACGTGGATATTAAGAAAGAAGATTTGCAAAAACATGCCATGATTATTGCCAAAAAAACCCAGGCCGAGTCAAAGGTCATCGCGCAACAAATAGCCTCTAAATACATTGAACTCAAGCCTGAGGTAAAAAAACAGTCAAAAGTTATGGCCAAAAAAATTAAGGCTGCTTACATAAAATATAAGCCACGCGTGGCCGAAGAAATAAAAAAAATCATTTTACAACAAAAACGGAAAAATAAAATTGCCAGCCAAACAAAAAAAACTGCGCAAAAAAAATCTTCCAAAAAGAAAAAAGCTCCTAAAAAGTAACGTATCCGCCCCGCTATGTCAAAAAAAAACAATGGGACTCAAACTAAAGGCCTAGACGATTTGATTGCAGAGAGCCGGCAAGACCAAGAAAAGGCGACTGCTCCTGTTTTGGCTGAAAAAAAAGTTTTGGAAAAATTTGCAGAAAAAATGAGTTCAATTCGCATTAAAGAATTGGAAAAAGTGACTGAAGACCAAGCCAAAGCTCTTGGTTTTTCTTATATTAACCTAATTGGCTATCCTATTAATAGTGATACTCTAAATAGCATTCCCCGCCAGACTGCCCAGGATGAAAAAGTTATTTGTTTTTCAAAAACCGACAGAAAAGTTAAAATTGGCTCGCCAGATCCGCGCAATCCAAAATTACAGGAAATTTTAAAGCAGTTGGCGACTGAAACATATTCCGGCCAGGGTGAAATTTTTTTAATTTCAGAACACAGCTTTAACACGGCCTACAAATTATACGATAAATTTCCGCCGCCGCGTGAAATTGTTTTGGGCATAAGAATTACCGGTACAGAACTGGCTCAGCTGCAAAAAGAACTAAAAAATTTCGGCATTCTCAATGCGAAACTAAACTCGGAAAAGAATCTGACCATGCTTTTTAAAATGCTTATTGCCGGCGCCATGCAAGCCGATGCCTCTGATATTCATATTGAGGCTGAAGAAAACAAAATTACAGTCAGATACAGAATTGACGGCGTCTTGCATATTGTCGCCACTTTGCCCAAAAAAATTTGGCCTCGCTTAGATTCCCGCGTCAAGAATATTGCAGGCTTAAAAATAAATATTAGCGATTCGCCCCAAGATGGCCGCATCACTGTTTATCTGAAAGGCGAAAATAAAATGGACATACGTGTTTCAACTTTGCCAACTGCTTATGGCGAAAGTATTGTAATGCGGCTTTTAGCTTCTAAAATTAGCGGCTTGCAATTTGAGAATTTGGGCATCAGGGGCAAGGCTTATGAAGATTTAAAACGCCAGGTTGATCGTCCGACTGGCATGATTATTACGACAGGGCCGACTGGATCTGGTAAAACTACGACTTTATACGCTATATTAAACAAACTCAATGATCCTGAAACAAAAATAATTACTCTGGAAGATCCGATTGAGTATAAGCTAGAAGGCATTTCCCAAAGCCAGATTGATCAATCAGCCGGATATTCTTTTGCTGATGGCCTGCGTTCTATCTTAAGGCAAGATCCTGATATTATCATGGTGGGGGAATTAAGAGACACTGAAACTGTAGAGACTGCTATCCAGGCTGCTTTAACAGGGCACCAAGTTCTTTCCACCCTGCACACCAATGACGCCTCTGGCGCCATTCCCCGCTTTTTATCTATGGGCGCCAAACCGTTTTTGCTGGCTCCTGCTTTAAATGCTGTTATTGGACAGCGCTTAGTCAGAAAAATCCACGAAAAATGCAAAATTGAAGTCCAGCCTGAACCTGCGGTAATGGAGCGTATTAAACAACTTTTAAACGCTCTGCCGCCTAATTCAGGCTATAAAGTTGATTTAAATAAATTAAAATTCTATCGCGGCCAGGGCTGTGACGAATGCAATCATATTGGCCTAAAAGGCAGAATCGGCATTTACGAAATTTTCACTTTAAATCCTGAAATTGAAAAAGAAATCTTGTCAGGCAAAACATCTGAATACAAGATTGCTCAATTAGCTCATGATGGCGGGATGATTTCCATGGTTCAGGACGGACTTTTAAAGGCTCTGGATCAAATTACAACCGTAGACGAAGTTTTCCGAGTAGTTGAATAGTTTTTAATAAGCAAAAAATAACCCGCTTCCGGGTTATTTTTTTTATCCATTTATCTTGACAAACGGTTTTTCTTGTGCTAAATTAAAATCCCCGCAATAACATCAGGAAGGAGGACAAAATGCTTTCACAGGAAATACTGACTGACAGATTGGCACATTTGACAAGAAAATACGGAATAAAAAAAGCCGCACTCGGCGATATAACCTTATTAGATAAGCTTTCCCAAATGAAAAGCGAGGTCTTTTCACGAATAATAAAGGCCATGCAGAAAATAAATAATCAGCCAGAAGAATATGGCCTCTGTGAAAATTGTGCTGAACCGATTCCCTTAAAAAGATTAGTTTCACTGCCAGAAGCCACGCTCTGTCTGGATTGTCAAAAAAAGGAGGAACAAAGTGGCAAAAGAAATGGCCGCTGCAGTGAGCACTAAATGGCAAAAAAGGATCGACAAAGCCGTTGAAATTATCGGAAAGGAAAAAATACCCTATAAAGATAATTATTCAATGATCAATAGAATTTTCCCTGTCTGGGAAGATCTCATCATCAATGATGCAAATATCGACCAAAAATCTTGTGAAGAATTCAAAAAACTATCGGCTGAGGAAAAAGTAATCTTTATTAAAAATAATCATCCTCAGTTTCAAATCCAGATTTTCTGGTCACAGATGCTTCTGAACCATTTTAAAAAAGGCAAAAAATAATTTGCCTTTTTCTTTTTTAAATTTTTTCCCCTTAAGCGGCCAATGCTTCTTTTTCAACCTTATTTAAACGATAAAATTTTGGCGGAAAGACTTTGCCCGGCTCTTTGCCTTTTAACCTTATGGCAATTTCTTTTACATCATTAAAATTTATTTTACCAGTAGCCGACTCTATCACATCTTTGAACGCGTCTTCATTTTTACGCGCACTGGTAATAAAATTTTTTGGGCGTTTAAAGCCAAAGGCCAAGACAAAGGGGAGATTGACGGTCTCCCTGCCATAGCCATAACCCAATGAAGTTGACCATTTGTGGGCGACATTGGGGAAACTTGAACTTATTTTTATTGTATTATTTTTATCCGACAGCAAACTGAAAATTGCGAGTGGATCAGCGCCCCTCCATAAATCAGAATACCGAATAGTCTTTTCTTCCTCCATCTCATAACCCGGGGGCAAAATTTTTTCTATTGCTTCTTTATATGACTCATAGGCATTGCTTAATTCCTCACTTCCCTCGGTTTCGTCACCAGCCAAATCTTCAACATATTTCTGGCTACCGGCCAAATTTTTCAAAAGATTTTGTAATTTCCGTATTGTCCCTTTCTCATCTTGCAGATTTAAATCAGGGAAATTCTTTTCAATAAATTCTTTGGAAATTAAATTGGTTTTTTTCACTTGTTTAAGCGGGAATTCGCTTGTTTGCATTTGCATAGATTAAAAAATAATTGTAAAAAATCGCAGGTTATTTTTCACTCGTATATTGATTTTAATTAATTTTTTGAATTTTTTTAAATAATTACTGATCTTATCCGCCCATTCAATAACCACAACCGTATCGGGTTTATTTAAATATTCTTCAATGCCTAAATAAAACAATTCCTGCGGCTCATCCAGACGATAACAATCAACGTGTACCAGATTGCTGATTTCAGATTTCGGGATTCGGCATTCATAAACCTTCATTAGCACAAAAGTCGGACTAGTCACGTGCTGTTTAATTCCAAAAGCCTTGGCCAAGCCTTTAACAAAAGTGGTTTTGCCCGCTCCCAAATCACCCTCCAAAGCAATAATTTCGCCACCTTTTAATTTCCTGGCTATCTTAGCAGCGAGTTGATTTGTGTCTTTTTCAGTTTTAGAAATGAATTCCATTGTTTTGAAGAGTAAAA comes from the Patescibacteria group bacterium genome and includes:
- a CDS encoding GspE/PulE family protein, which translates into the protein MSKKNNGTQTKGLDDLIAESRQDQEKATAPVLAEKKVLEKFAEKMSSIRIKELEKVTEDQAKALGFSYINLIGYPINSDTLNSIPRQTAQDEKVICFSKTDRKVKIGSPDPRNPKLQEILKQLATETYSGQGEIFLISEHSFNTAYKLYDKFPPPREIVLGIRITGTELAQLQKELKNFGILNAKLNSEKNLTMLFKMLIAGAMQADASDIHIEAEENKITVRYRIDGVLHIVATLPKKIWPRLDSRVKNIAGLKINISDSPQDGRITVYLKGENKMDIRVSTLPTAYGESIVMRLLASKISGLQFENLGIRGKAYEDLKRQVDRPTGMIITTGPTGSGKTTTLYAILNKLNDPETKIITLEDPIEYKLEGISQSQIDQSAGYSFADGLRSILRQDPDIIMVGELRDTETVETAIQAALTGHQVLSTLHTNDASGAIPRFLSMGAKPFLLAPALNAVIGQRLVRKIHEKCKIEVQPEPAVMERIKQLLNALPPNSGYKVDLNKLKFYRGQGCDECNHIGLKGRIGIYEIFTLNPEIEKEILSGKTSEYKIAQLAHDGGMISMVQDGLLKALDQITTVDEVFRVVE
- a CDS encoding TraR/DksA C4-type zinc finger protein gives rise to the protein MLSQEILTDRLAHLTRKYGIKKAALGDITLLDKLSQMKSEVFSRIIKAMQKINNQPEEYGLCENCAEPIPLKRLVSLPEATLCLDCQKKEEQSGKRNGRCSEH
- the tsaE gene encoding tRNA (adenosine(37)-N6)-threonylcarbamoyltransferase complex ATPase subunit type 1 TsaE; the encoded protein is MEFISKTEKDTNQLAAKIARKLKGGEIIALEGDLGAGKTTFVKGLAKAFGIKQHVTSPTFVLMKVYECRIPKSEISNLVHVDCYRLDEPQELFYLGIEEYLNKPDTVVVIEWADKISNYLKKFKKLIKINIRVKNNLRFFTIIF